The Cetobacterium sp. ZOR0034 DNA segment ACCTAAAAAAATAGAGGCTATTGATAGAAAAATGATAAATGTTGTTATTGTAAAGTTTTTCATTTAATCTCCTCTTTTGATATTTTGTTTTACAAATTAAATTATAGCAAAAGATTATGCTTTGTCAACAATAAACTTTCAATTTCAAACTATTTTCTTTATTTTTTTTATCAACAATTTTTATATATAAAAAAAAGCCCTATTTAAAGGGCTTTTAATATAACTTTCATCACATCAATTAATTTTTTCTTTTTTTATTTTATATAACTCAACATCGGCTCTTTTATAGAAAGCGTCTAATTTTTCTGCGCTCTTTCTTTGAACTAACCCAGCACTAATCTCAAAAGAAAACTCTTCGGTAATGTTTTGTTTTCTTATCTCACTTTCAACTCTTTGATAAACTCTCTTTAAATCCTCTAAATTTGATTCAATCACTATGCAAAGTTCATCTCCACCCATTCTTATTATATAATCACCATTTTTTCTGATACTATTTTTTAAAATAGTTGCTAATCTCTTTAATACTAAATCCCCTATGTCATGCCCTTTAGAATCGTTAATCTCCTTAAATTTATCGATATCTATAAGCATCATTGAAAATATTGAGCTAGTTTTTTCTTCAAAAATACTTCTTAATCTCTCTTCATAAAAGTTTCTATTGTAAGTTCCTGTCAGTATATCTTTATAAGCTTTCTCTTTTAAATCTAAACTTCTTTTTTTAGATTCTGTAATCTCTTTTACCATTGCCAAAATACCATACTCATCATTTTCTAAATCTACTCTTGATTTAAAAGTTTGATACCATCTTCCATCTAGATATTCCTCTTCATAAAAGTTTCCTTTTTCAAAAGCAATTTCATTGTTTTCTAAACACTTCTTAGCCATTGCCTCTGGAAAAAATTCAATCTCTTTTTTCCCATATAACTCATTATTTGGAATATTTAAATATTCTGCATATGCCTTATTAAAATACTCTAATCTTCCCTCTGAGTCTAAATAAAAAATAAATTCTTGAACAGTATCTAACATTGCAACTAACTTATTTTGACTTTTCGATTTCTCTTCTAAATCTTTTTCTAATTTTTTTAAATCACTGACATCATGAAATTCTAAAAAAAGATATGCCTCACCATCTTTTTTTATTTCACGCTGCTTTACTTTTAAATCAAATTTCGCTAACCTCTTTTTTAATGCCTCATTCATTTTTAAATATTTCAAATCTATTTCATTAAAATATTCTTTTAAAATCTCTTTCATGTATCTGTTCAGGTATTTTACTTCAAACTCTTGATTTAAAATTAATACTCCAATTGTTAAGTTATCTAATAATAAATTTTCAAACATTCAATACCTCTTTAATACTTTTTATAATCTCTCGTGTAATATTGTAACACATTTTCAATAAAAAAAACAGAGAAATGAAAATTAATTTCCTTTCTCTATTTTTTTGTTTTTTTTAATTTATTTATTAATAAACTTAACTGCATTCTCTCCAGCTATACGACCGAAGATTACCGCAGCACTATATGCAGCACTACTGTTTGTAACCTCTCCTGCAGCGAATAACCCTGGAACAATATCACCTTTTGTATTTAAAACTTCCGTTTTTTCATTGGCAACAACTCCACCTCTTGTCATATGAACTGCTGATTCAACTTGAACTCCATAGAAAGGTCCTTCAACTCTAAACTCTCTTTTAAATGGTTTTGCTCTAAATTGATCCTCTTGCTCTCCACGAATAGCACTATTGAATCTATCTCTTGTCTCTACTAATTTATCTGCTGGAATACCTAATTTTCCTGCTAACTCTTCTAAGGTATCAGCTTTTACATGGTACCCTTTCGCTGTATGTTTTTGTAAACGGTAACTTCCATCAAATAAAGTTTGGTCATATATATAGAAAGCTTTTCCACCTGGTTGAGCTAATATCGTTTGAGCAGCTTCAAATCTAGCATCTTTTGATATGTTCTCATTTAAGAATCTCTCTCCATTTGAATTTACAAGCATAAATCCATCTGATCCACCTGTTAAATCTCTAGTCGTTCTAACTATGAATGGAAATAAATTCAACTCCTCTAAATTGGCTAAAGCTATATCATTCTCTTCAAATACAGGTATAAAATCTCCTGTTGCTCCAAGCTGATTTGAAGTTTGTAACTTCTCTGTTCCTGGAGAATATTTTGCCAATAACTCTTTATTTGCTGAGAATCCTCCTGTTGCCATTACAACAGCTTTAGTATTTATATCATAGAAGTTATTTCCATTTTGAACTTTGATTCCTTTAACCTCTCCATTTTCTATGATTAAATCAGTTCCTTTAGTTCCTGTTCTAATATCTATTCCTAATTTTTTTGCTGTGGCTTCCATTCCATCTTGAACTTCTTCTCCAGCATAAGCATTACTTTTAGCCATATGACCTCTTTTTCCATAGTAATGCTCCAATTTTATTCCCATAGATCTAAGCCATGTATCTAATTTATAAGCACCCTCTGCCTGAACTCTTGTTCTTTCAGGTGTATCCATCCAATTGCTATTATCTGCGATTAGTTTTTCAACTGAATCTTCTACTCCAGCATTTTTTTGAGCTTCAGAGTTTATTAAGTCGTAGAAGTTCATGTCATACTTTCCATTTCCACTTAATATATCTAACTTTTCTATTAATATTATATTTTTTAATCCGGCTTCTTTAGCTGATATAGCTGCCGCAAGACCCGCTGGTCCTCCACCTACTATAACTAAATCTGTTTTAACTGGTTCTAAAAATGCCACTGGCTGTTCTGGTCCCTTTGTATTGATAGTTATTCTTCCAAAATCTTTTCCACTCTCTTTAAGTGCTGCAGCTACTGCTCTTTTCACTCCTAAAGATGTGTATGTTGCTCCAGATACACTATCAACGATTGGAGATTGTGCTTTTAAAATTCTATCTTTTAGAATTGGGAATGTTCTTGAAATAATATGAGAAGTTTCATTATCAGAAACTAACTCAAGATTCTCAATTTTATCTCCCTTTGTCACAACGTTTACTTTAATCTCCCCAGAGAATCCATTTCCTTTACCAATAACAGATTTCTCCTTTGTTCCGCAAGCTACTAACATTAAGCTTGCCAAAAGAATTGCTAATTTACACCTATTTACTTTCATTATTACCCCTTTATCATCTCTTTGAATAAATTTTCAAAGAAAATAATAACACATAATGACTTTTTTATCAATGTTTTTACTATTTATCTCTTCTTTATTTCGCTTAAAAGTACAGATCCAAATATTAAAATACCTCCCACTAAAACTTGTAAAGTCATTTTATCTCCCAAAACTAAAATTGAGAATAAAGCACCAAAGATAATTTCTGTTGTTAATATTAGTGATACTTGACTCGGATTAATCTGTTTTTGTGCATATGTTTGAATCGAGTAACAAATAAAAGTATTAAAAGCAATTATATAAGTTAGCGCTAAAATTTGTTTTAGATCATAACTTCTTGTAAAAATTGTACCACCCTCAACTAATAAATTCATTAAAATCCCTATAATTCCTGCTGAAAACATTTGAAAACCATTAATAGTAAATGGGTTTCTATTTTTTATACGACTTCCAATAACAACTATCTGCAATGCAAAGCCTATTGCACATATAAATGTTAAAAAGTCTCCAAAATTAACTGTCAAATCTTTCTCAAAAGATAGGATTCCAATTCCTAAAAAGCAAATTATTGATGAAAATATATACAATAGTTTAGGTCTTTGTTTTGTAAAAATCCAAGCTATGTACGGAACAAAAATAACGTTAGCACCAGTTATAAATGCATTTTTAGATGCTGTAGTATAGACTAATCCCACTGTTTGAAAAGCAAATGCTAAAAATAAAACTATACCTGCCACTAACCCTAGTTTAATCTCTCCTTTTTCAATTTTCATCTTTTTTATCCCCATAATTCCAAACATCACAACAGCTGTAATAAAAAATCTAATGGCTAAAAACTCATATGGTTGAACCCCTGTATCTAAAATTATTTTTGTAGCTGGAAAACCACTTCCCCAAATCATAGCAACTAAAATTAATAATACTTTACTTATATTCTCTTTTTTCATATCGATTCCCCTCTCATATTCATATTATAAGTTCAACATATATAAAAAAAAATAGCACCAAAGTACTATTTCTTTATTTTTATAGGTATGTTAGCTATTAAAGCCGTCTCCCTTCCTGTTTCAGACTCTTGTGAAACTTCTATATTTAAAGCATCTTTATCTATATCTACATATTTAGATATAACTAAAATAATCTCATTTTTCAATGCTTCTAATGTTTTTGGAGTAAGCATAGCTCTATCATGAATCAGTACCAACTTCAAACGATCTTTTGCTACTGAACTAGATTTTTCTTTATTTAAAAAATTAAAAAATCCCATAATTGCCCCTCCTTTTATTTTTTAAATATCTCTTTAATTTTATCAAAAAACCCGATTTTTGGGTCTAGATCTAAAAATTCCACATTTTGACCTAATGTTCTAGCCGCAATATTCATATAAGCTTTTGCAGCTAATGATTCACCTTTATAAACTAAAGGCTCACCTTTATTTGTAGATATAACTATATTTTCATCATCTGGAACAATTCCAATAGGTTTTATTCCAAGTATATCTGTTACATCCTCAACACTTAACATATTTCCATCTTTAACCATCTCTACTCTAAGACGATTTACAATAAGTTTAGGATTTCTAATCTCATTAGCTTCTAATAATCCAATAATACGATCAGCATCTCTAACAGCTGAAATCTCTGGAGTTGTAACTACATAAGCTTCCTCTGCTGCTGCTATAGCATTTTTAAATCCTTGTTCTATTCCTGCTGGACAATCTACAAGTATAAAATCATACTCAGCTTTTAATGTATCTATTAACTCTCTCATTTGTTCAGGTGTAACTGCATTTTTATCTCTAGATTGAGCTGCTGGTAGAAGATGTAAGTTATCATTTCTTTTATCCTTTATTATAGCTTGTTTGGGTTTACATGTTCCTTCTATAACATCTATTAGATCATAAACAATTCTATTTTCTAATCCCATTACAACATCTAAGTTTCTAAGTCCAATATCTGTATCAATCAGTAGGGTCTTTTGATTTTCCATAGCTAGTGCAGCCCCTAAATTTGCACTACTTGTTGTCTTTCCTACTCCACCTTTACCTGAAGTAATTACTATAACTTTTCCCATAATTCCTCCTGTCTTCCCCTTATATTTTTATCATATGCTCTAAGGTCGCTTTATTGAACTTTTCAATAAATATATTTCCATCTTTTAAGTATGCTACTTCAAAATCTACAGTTTTCTTAACCTTATTTACATCTAACACATTTGTACTTGGATTTTTTGCTATAACCTGCCCTATTTTTATTTGAATAGGATTCAATGAAAACGCACCCACAAATGCTTCAGAACCATCATCTTCACCTGCATACACAGTTCCGTTTAGATATCCTAAAACGACAACATTTCCTTTTGCCTTTATTACAGCTCCTGGATTAACATCTCCTAACACAACAACGTTTCCTTCAAATTCCAAATTGTGTCCAGAACGTAAAGTTCCTTTATGAAACTTCGTTACTCCTTCATCTGTCACATCTTTTATATTATTAAAAGGAAGCTTAAACTCCCCTACTGGCAACTGTGAAAAAATAGATCTTTCAGAAAAAATGAAAGCTATTTTTATTTTCGTCTCTTTATTAATTACTCCGATTAAGATATTTTCCTCTATTTCTGTAAGTTTTCTATTTGTAAACTCGATGGCTATTTTTGTATCACCTATAAATGCTTCTGCCTGTTTAATCTTTTCAGAAAATTTATCTTTTAAAGAACTAAAATCGATAGCACTATCTAATTGTACAACTAATCTGTCCTTTTTTCCTTTTAAAATTACACAGTCGTTCATATTTGTACGCTCCTAATTTTATTTTTTACATATCAATCAATTATAGCACTTTTATGTTCAAACTTCAATCGTTTTATGATTATATAGGTTTATTTTATAAAAAAAATGAGCCTATTTACTAAGGCTCATTTCTATTACATTAAATAGTTATATTTTGCTCTGATTCTATATCAAATAAATGGCACTTATCCATTTCGAAATAAAACTCCTCTTTCTGGTTAAAGTTTGCTCCAGTTGATTTTTCAGCTGGAATTCTAGCAGTGTATTGAGTATCTCCAATGAAGAAGTAAATAAACTCTTCATTACCCATTTGCTCTACTATATTTACTTTTCCTACTAATGATGCATCTCCATCCTTAGCTGTATTTTTATTTCCTACATTTTCAGGTCTAATTCCAAACCAAACATCTTTTCCAACATGATTTTTTACTTTTTCAGCTTTTTCTTTTGGTAGCGCTAATCTGTCTCCATTAGCTAATTTAACAAAAGTTACATCCGCTTCTTTGATTAAAGAAGCTTTAACAATATTCATCGCTGGTGATCCGATAAATCCTGCAACGAATTTGTTTGCTGGGCTATTGTATAGATTTAATGGAGTGTCAACTTGCATTATCTTTCCATAATTTAATACACAGATTCTATCTCCCATTGTCATAGCTTCAACTTGATCATGTGTTACATATATCATAGTTGCATTTTGTCCCTCTTCTTTTAACTGTTTGTGTAGTTGAGTGATTCTTACCCTCATCGACACTCTAAGTTTTGCATCTAAGTTAGAAAGAGGTTCATCAAATAGGAAAACTTCTGGTTTTCTAACAATCGCTCTACCTACCGCAACCCTTTGTCTTTGCCCTCCTGACATCTCTTTTGGTTTTCTGTCTAAAAGATCTGTTATCTCTAACTTCTCAGCTGCTTCTTTAACCCTTTTATCAATCTCACCTTTAGGCACTTTCGCCATTTTAAGACCGAACGCCATATTATCATAAACTGTCATATGTGGGTAAAGTGCATAGTTTTGGAAAACCATTGCAATTCCTCTATCTTTAGGAGGTAAGTCATTAACTAGCTTCTCCCCTATGTAGATCTCTCCACCTGTTATCTCCTCTAAACCTGCAACCATTCTTAGAGTAGTTGATTTTGCACAACCTGATGGTCCAACGAAAACCATGAACTCTCCATCTTTGATTTCTAAATCGATTCCATGAACTGCTTTAAACCCATTTGGATATTGTTTCTCAACTTTTTTTAACACTACTTCTGCCATATTAATTCTTCCTCCTTGTTTTTTACTAAATCTGAGGTCATTATATAGCAACTTTTTTCAAAAATCAAGTTTTTTTGTTTGTTTTTAACACTTTTTTTACTTTTTATTAACAATTAGTTAAAAATAAAAATTGTTTCTGCTCTGTATACTAAATTTTTATTATATATCTTCACTCTTTCAGGTAAAAAATTATTTACATCTGGATAATCCTGCATCTCAAAACATATTCCATTGTGTTTTTTTTCTAGATAGTTACCAGTGTATATTACCGCTACTGGCTCGCTACTTTTTACTTTCATAGATCTTCCTGAGATTTCATCTCGCAACTCTATATCGTATTCAGATTTTTTTGACATTTCGAAAGGATGATCTATACCCCCTCCTACAATTGAGAGTTGTGAACTTTCTCTATTTAAAACATCCTCTAACTTTTCAAAAACATTAAATTTTAAAAAATCAGAAATATCTTCTAATTTTAAAGGCAGTGTCGTTTCGTCAACAACTCCATATGCCGAAGCATTGACTTTTAAATCACTACTTTTTATATCTCTTTTATTATCTCCACTCAAATTGAAATAACTGTGATTTGTTAAATTTAAATATGTATCTCTATCGCTTTCACCTATATAATCTATTTTTAAAATATTTTTTTCTAAAGTATACTGAACTGTAAAATCCACTTCTCCTGGGAATCCAGATTCTAAGTGTGAACTTTTATAAAATAAAGTTAAAATACCTTTCTCTCCAACAACTTCACCTTTCGCTTTCCACACTCTTGTATTCAATCCCTCTGGTCCACCATGTAGATTGTTTCCACTATTATTTTTTTCTAAATTATATATGCTATCTCCTATTTTTAAAACTCCATCTTTTATTCTTCCAGCAACTCTTCCAGTAATAGCTCCAAGATAACACTCATCCTCTTCATACTCTTTTAAAGTTTCATACCCTAATACAACATTTTCAAATCCTCCATTTTTATCGGCTGTTTTTAAAGATTTTATAACCCCCCCATAAGATATAATCTCTAACTCTACAAACTCATTTTTAAATTTAAAAATAGAAACCTCTTCACCACTTTTCGTTTTTCCAAACTCTGAAACCTTCATTCTCATAAACTATCCCTCCATATATTTTTTCTAAATAGATTGTGTCTAACTACCGATATAGGATTATAAGTATGCATCTCATTTAACATATCTGAAACTATCAAATCATACTTTTGTTCTTCTAAAGTTACTTTCTGTAACTCCAATTTCAAAGTACTTAAAAGAAGATTCTCTTTAAATATCTCTCCTATCAAAACTATTTTTTCAGGATTTATAAGAGAGATTATCATATCAATACTGTGAGCAATTGTAACCATTGCCTCTGTACTTACCTTAGTGCTTAAAAAATCTCTTTTTTTAACTGCTTCGATAACATCTAAAATATTTATAGAACCATTTTTTTTCAATCTTTCTTTCAGAGAACTGTAGTTATTCAGTTTTATCATTGAAACCAATCTATTTATTATAGCTGCATTTGATGCTTCAGCTTCTAAACAACCTCTTTTTCCACACGAACATTTTCTTAAGCTACTTCTATCCATAACAACATGTCCAATCTCACCGGATATAAAACCATATCCCGACAGTAGATCTCCATTCATAAAAATAGAACTTCCAATCCCTTCTGAAACATTTAAAACAACATAGTTTTCGCTCTCTCTTGCTTTACCGAAATATTTTTCCGTTAAAGCCATCGCTCTTACATCATTTTCTATTAAGACAGGAATTTTAAATCTTTCCTCTATCATTTTTTTTATCTCAATTTTTTTTCTTTTGTAATGAGGTGAAAAAAGAATGACTCCATTTTCTGAATTTATAAGCCCAGTTATAGCCATCGATATCACTTTGATTCCATTTTCATCTTTCAACTCTGTTTCTATTATATCCTCTAAATATGAGGCTAATTCATTGCTTCCCTCTATTTTATAACTATTACTTTTAAAAATTTCACCCTCTATATTTCCAACAGAGGTTATAATTGAGGTTGGTGTCAAAGAGATTCCAAAAATTTTTCCTACCCAATACTTATTCAAAGATAGATCAATCGCTCTTCTTCCCCCTGTCGATTCTCTTTGAGCCACCTCTAAGACTATTCCAGATTGCAATAGAGGTTCTATTGATTTTGTTATCGCTGCAGGTGTTAGCTCCAACTCATCCGCTATTTTTTTTCTAGATATTCTATTTTTATTTTTAATCATCTCCAATATTCTCAACTGAGATTGCGTAAATTGCATATATTCCCTCCCTAATCTATATACTTTATAATACCCCTTCGGATATCTTTTAGTCAATGTATTTAAGAATAACTTTTTTTACTTTTTCAATTAAGTTTGTTCTAAAACAGCATTTTTATCTTTTAAAACATTTTTTTTTGCAGTATACTCAAATCAAAATAACAAAACGAGTTAAAAAAGGGGAGAGATATTTATGGAACTTATCAAAAACTTAGTACACAATTTTAAAAAAGAGTTTAAAAAAGATAGTGATACAACTACAGAGGTTTTCTTTGCTCCAGGAAGAGTTAATCTAATCGGAGAACATATAGATTATAACGGTGGAAAAGTTTTTCCTTGTGCTTTAGACTTTGGAACATATGCTGTTTTAACAAAAAGAGAGGACAAAACATTTAGAATGTACTCTGAAAACTTTAAAGATTTAGGAATAATAGAGTTCTCTTTAGACTCTTTAATATATGATAAAAAAGATGATTGGGCAAACTATCCAAAAGGAGTTGTAAAAACTTTCTTAGATGCTGGCTTCAAAATAGATTCTGGTTTTGATGTTTTATTCTACGGAAATATTCCAAATGGTGCTGGACTTTCATCATCAGCTTCTATTGAAGTTTTAACATCAGTTATCATAAAAAATCTTTTCAATTTAGATGTTGATATGGTAGAGATGGTGAAACTATGTCAAAAAACTGAGAACGAGTTTATTGGAGTAAACTGTGGAATTATGGATCAATTCTCTATTGGAATGGGTAAAAAGGATCACGCTATTCTTTTAGATTGCAACACTTTAGAGTACTCTTACGCTCCGTTTATTTTAAACGATATCTCTATCGTAATTGCAAATACCAACAAAAGAAGAGGACTTGGAGAATCTAAATACAACGAGAGAAGAGCTTCTTGTGAAAGTGCTTTAAAAGATTTAAAAGCAGCTGGTGTAGCGATTAACTCACTTTGTGATATGGATATGCAACTTTTTGAAAGTGTTAAACACCATATAAAATCAGAGGAAGCTATTCCTAGAGTGAGACACGCTGTAAGCGAAAATGTTAGAGTTTTAAATGCAATGGAAGCTTTAAAAGTTGGAGATATAAATAGATTTGGACAACTTATGATTGGATCTCACAACTCACTTAGAGATGACTATGAGGTTACTGGATTTGAATTAGATAGTTTAGTTGAAGCGGCTCTTGAAGAAAAAGGAACTATCGGTTCTAGAATGACTGGAGCTGGATTTGGAGGATGTACTGTTTCTCTTGTTAAAAATGATTCTTTAGAAGAGTTTATAGCTCATGTTGGAAAGAAATATTTTGAAAAAACTGGATTAGAGGCTGCATTCTATATTGGTAACCCTGGAGATGGGGCTAGAAAGTTAGGTGATTTCTAATGATATTCTCACTTATAAATGAACTTTTAAACTACGGTCTAGAGAAAGAGCTTATCGACAAGGATGAGCTTATCTACTCTAGAAACCTTATTTTAGACAGTTTAAATCTAGATGATTGGAAAGATGATGCTCCAAAAGTTGGTAGAGATATTGAAGCTATACTTTTAGATATTTGTGGATGGGCTATAGAAAATGACTTAATAAACAATTCACCTGCTGAGATGGAACTTTTAGATACAAAAATTATGAACTGTATCCTTCCAAGACCAAAAACTGTTATAGAAAAATTTAAAACTGATTATGCTATATCTCCAGAAATCGCAACTTTAAATTACTATAACTTCTCTAAGGCCACAAACTATATAAGAGATGCTAGAATCAAAAGAAATCTTCACTGGTTCTCTAAAACACCTTATGGAGATTTAGAGATTACGATAAATCTAGCTAAGCCAGAAAAAGACCCAAAGGATATTGAAAGAGAGAAAAACATGCCAAAGTCTTCATATCCTAGTTGCTTACTTTGCTTAGATAACGTTGGATATGCAGGAAGATTAAATCATCCAGCTAGAAGCACACATAGAGTTATTCCGATGACTTTAAAATCTGAGAACTGGTATTTCCAATTCTCACCATATGTTTACTACAATGAGCACTCAATAGTTTTCTGTGAAGAGCACAGACCTATGAAGATGAGCAAAGACACTTTCGATCGTCTTTTAGAATTTGTAGAACAGTTCCCACACTACTGTATTGGATCAAATGCTGATCTACCTATAGTTGGTGGATCGATTCTATCACACGATCACTATCAAGCTGGAAAGCATATCTTCCCTATGGAGAAAGCTGAAATTGAAAATAGATTTGATTTAAAAGATTTCCCAGAAATCGAATGTGGAACTGTTAAATGGCCTATGTCTGTTGTAAGACTTACAGGTTCTGATAAAGAGAGCTTATCAAATGCTGCTCTGCACATATTTAACTCTTGGAAAAATTACAGTGATGAAAGTGTACAACTACATTCACACTCTGGTGATACACCACACAACACTGTTACTCCTATCGCTAGAAGAGTCGGAGAAAAGTTCCAAATCGATTTAGCTCTTAGAAACAATAGAACATCTGATGAACACCCTATGGGAATTTTCCACCCTCACTCTGAGGTTCACAATATAAAGAAAGAAAATATTGGTCTTATTGAGGTTATGGGACTGG contains these protein-coding regions:
- a CDS encoding diguanylate cyclase, translating into MFENLLLDNLTIGVLILNQEFEVKYLNRYMKEILKEYFNEIDLKYLKMNEALKKRLAKFDLKVKQREIKKDGEAYLFLEFHDVSDLKKLEKDLEEKSKSQNKLVAMLDTVQEFIFYLDSEGRLEYFNKAYAEYLNIPNNELYGKKEIEFFPEAMAKKCLENNEIAFEKGNFYEEEYLDGRWYQTFKSRVDLENDEYGILAMVKEITESKKRSLDLKEKAYKDILTGTYNRNFYEERLRSIFEEKTSSIFSMMLIDIDKFKEINDSKGHDIGDLVLKRLATILKNSIRKNGDYIIRMGGDELCIVIESNLEDLKRVYQRVESEIRKQNITEEFSFEISAGLVQRKSAEKLDAFYKRADVELYKIKKEKIN
- a CDS encoding FAD-binding protein is translated as MKVNRCKLAILLASLMLVACGTKEKSVIGKGNGFSGEIKVNVVTKGDKIENLELVSDNETSHIISRTFPILKDRILKAQSPIVDSVSGATYTSLGVKRAVAAALKESGKDFGRITINTKGPEQPVAFLEPVKTDLVIVGGGPAGLAAAISAKEAGLKNIILIEKLDILSGNGKYDMNFYDLINSEAQKNAGVEDSVEKLIADNSNWMDTPERTRVQAEGAYKLDTWLRSMGIKLEHYYGKRGHMAKSNAYAGEEVQDGMEATAKKLGIDIRTGTKGTDLIIENGEVKGIKVQNGNNFYDINTKAVVMATGGFSANKELLAKYSPGTEKLQTSNQLGATGDFIPVFEENDIALANLEELNLFPFIVRTTRDLTGGSDGFMLVNSNGERFLNENISKDARFEAAQTILAQPGGKAFYIYDQTLFDGSYRLQKHTAKGYHVKADTLEELAGKLGIPADKLVETRDRFNSAIRGEQEDQFRAKPFKREFRVEGPFYGVQVESAVHMTRGGVVANEKTEVLNTKGDIVPGLFAAGEVTNSSAAYSAAVIFGRIAGENAVKFINK
- a CDS encoding DMT family transporter, with translation MKKENISKVLLILVAMIWGSGFPATKIILDTGVQPYEFLAIRFFITAVVMFGIMGIKKMKIEKGEIKLGLVAGIVLFLAFAFQTVGLVYTTASKNAFITGANVIFVPYIAWIFTKQRPKLLYIFSSIICFLGIGILSFEKDLTVNFGDFLTFICAIGFALQIVVIGSRIKNRNPFTINGFQMFSAGIIGILMNLLVEGGTIFTRSYDLKQILALTYIIAFNTFICYSIQTYAQKQINPSQVSLILTTEIIFGALFSILVLGDKMTLQVLVGGILIFGSVLLSEIKKR
- the minE gene encoding cell division topological specificity factor MinE; the encoded protein is MGFFNFLNKEKSSSVAKDRLKLVLIHDRAMLTPKTLEALKNEIILVISKYVDIDKDALNIEVSQESETGRETALIANIPIKIKK
- the minD gene encoding septum site-determining protein MinD, with amino-acid sequence MGKVIVITSGKGGVGKTTSSANLGAALAMENQKTLLIDTDIGLRNLDVVMGLENRIVYDLIDVIEGTCKPKQAIIKDKRNDNLHLLPAAQSRDKNAVTPEQMRELIDTLKAEYDFILVDCPAGIEQGFKNAIAAAEEAYVVTTPEISAVRDADRIIGLLEANEIRNPKLIVNRLRVEMVKDGNMLSVEDVTDILGIKPIGIVPDDENIVISTNKGEPLVYKGESLAAKAYMNIAARTLGQNVEFLDLDPKIGFFDKIKEIFKK
- the minC gene encoding septum site-determining protein MinC; translation: MNDCVILKGKKDRLVVQLDSAIDFSSLKDKFSEKIKQAEAFIGDTKIAIEFTNRKLTEIEENILIGVINKETKIKIAFIFSERSIFSQLPVGEFKLPFNNIKDVTDEGVTKFHKGTLRSGHNLEFEGNVVVLGDVNPGAVIKAKGNVVVLGYLNGTVYAGEDDGSEAFVGAFSLNPIQIKIGQVIAKNPSTNVLDVNKVKKTVDFEVAYLKDGNIFIEKFNKATLEHMIKI
- a CDS encoding ABC transporter ATP-binding protein — protein: MAEVVLKKVEKQYPNGFKAVHGIDLEIKDGEFMVFVGPSGCAKSTTLRMVAGLEEITGGEIYIGEKLVNDLPPKDRGIAMVFQNYALYPHMTVYDNMAFGLKMAKVPKGEIDKRVKEAAEKLEITDLLDRKPKEMSGGQRQRVAVGRAIVRKPEVFLFDEPLSNLDAKLRVSMRVRITQLHKQLKEEGQNATMIYVTHDQVEAMTMGDRICVLNYGKIMQVDTPLNLYNSPANKFVAGFIGSPAMNIVKASLIKEADVTFVKLANGDRLALPKEKAEKVKNHVGKDVWFGIRPENVGNKNTAKDGDASLVGKVNIVEQMGNEEFIYFFIGDTQYTARIPAEKSTGANFNQKEEFYFEMDKCHLFDIESEQNITI
- a CDS encoding aldose epimerase family protein; translated protein: MRMKVSEFGKTKSGEEVSIFKFKNEFVELEIISYGGVIKSLKTADKNGGFENVVLGYETLKEYEEDECYLGAITGRVAGRIKDGVLKIGDSIYNLEKNNSGNNLHGGPEGLNTRVWKAKGEVVGEKGILTLFYKSSHLESGFPGEVDFTVQYTLEKNILKIDYIGESDRDTYLNLTNHSYFNLSGDNKRDIKSSDLKVNASAYGVVDETTLPLKLEDISDFLKFNVFEKLEDVLNRESSQLSIVGGGIDHPFEMSKKSEYDIELRDEISGRSMKVKSSEPVAVIYTGNYLEKKHNGICFEMQDYPDVNNFLPERVKIYNKNLVYRAETIFIFN
- a CDS encoding ROK family transcriptional regulator; this translates as MQFTQSQLRILEMIKNKNRISRKKIADELELTPAAITKSIEPLLQSGIVLEVAQRESTGGRRAIDLSLNKYWVGKIFGISLTPTSIITSVGNIEGEIFKSNSYKIEGSNELASYLEDIIETELKDENGIKVISMAITGLINSENGVILFSPHYKRKKIEIKKMIEERFKIPVLIENDVRAMALTEKYFGKARESENYVVLNVSEGIGSSIFMNGDLLSGYGFISGEIGHVVMDRSSLRKCSCGKRGCLEAEASNAAIINRLVSMIKLNNYSSLKERLKKNGSINILDVIEAVKKRDFLSTKVSTEAMVTIAHSIDMIISLINPEKIVLIGEIFKENLLLSTLKLELQKVTLEEQKYDLIVSDMLNEMHTYNPISVVRHNLFRKNIWRDSL
- a CDS encoding galactokinase, whose product is MELIKNLVHNFKKEFKKDSDTTTEVFFAPGRVNLIGEHIDYNGGKVFPCALDFGTYAVLTKREDKTFRMYSENFKDLGIIEFSLDSLIYDKKDDWANYPKGVVKTFLDAGFKIDSGFDVLFYGNIPNGAGLSSSASIEVLTSVIIKNLFNLDVDMVEMVKLCQKTENEFIGVNCGIMDQFSIGMGKKDHAILLDCNTLEYSYAPFILNDISIVIANTNKRRGLGESKYNERRASCESALKDLKAAGVAINSLCDMDMQLFESVKHHIKSEEAIPRVRHAVSENVRVLNAMEALKVGDINRFGQLMIGSHNSLRDDYEVTGFELDSLVEAALEEKGTIGSRMTGAGFGGCTVSLVKNDSLEEFIAHVGKKYFEKTGLEAAFYIGNPGDGARKLGDF